In Raphanus sativus cultivar WK10039 chromosome 5, ASM80110v3, whole genome shotgun sequence, the following proteins share a genomic window:
- the LOC108860339 gene encoding myrosinase 4: MLLSMDILKAHFSLAILVILFAVSSSQNVCNPACKAKEPFNCDNPLKFNRTSFPNNFTFGAATSAYQIEGAAHRAFNGWDYFTHRYPEKVPDRSSGDLACDSYDLYKEDVKLLKRMKVQAYRFSIAWSRVLPKGRLIGGIDENGIKYYNNLINELKANGIEPYVTIFHWDVPQTLEDEYGGFLSRRIVEDVKNYAELLFQRFGDRVKFWITLNQPYSLATKGYGDGSYPPGRCTGCEFGGNSGTEPYIVAHNQLLAHAQTVALYRKRYQKSQGGKIGTTLIGRWFTPLNENSIRDKAAAKRAFDFFVGWFLDPLVYGRYPKIMRQMVGHRLPIFTPRESKLVKGSLDFLGLNYYVTQYATNAPPTTQPSVITDSRVTIGFYRNGVPIGVQAPSFVYYPPGFRQILNYIKNNYGNPLTYITENGVADLDTGNLTLPVALADNGRIQNHCSHLSCLKCAIDDGCNVAGYFAWSLMDNYEFGNGYTLRFGMNWVNFTNPADRREKASGKWFSKFIIKQ; the protein is encoded by the exons ATGCTCTTATCCATGGATATTCTAAAAGCTCACTTCTCTTTGGCAATTCTTGTCATTCTCTTTGCTGTTTCAAGTAGCCAAAATGTCTGCAACCCTGCCTGTAAGGCTAAAGAACCCTTCAACTGCGACAATCCCCTTAAATTCAACCGAACTAGTTTTCCAAATAACTTCACTTTTGGTGCGGCTACTTCCGCCTACCAG ATTGAAGGTGCTGCACATAGAGCATTTAACGGATGGGACTATTTCACTCATAGATATCCAG AAAAAGTTCCAGATCGCAGTTCCGGAGACCTTGCTTGTGATTCGTATGATCTTTACAAG GAGGATGTCAAATTACTGAAAAGAATGAAGGTTCAAGCCTACCGATTCTCAATAGCATGGTCAAGGGTCTTACCAA AGGGAAGATTGATTGGAGGAATTGACGAGAACGGGATAAAATACTACAACAACCTCATCAATGAGCTAAAAGCAAACG GCATAGAACCGTATGTAACAATATTCCACTGGGATGTTCCCCAAACTCTAGAAGATGAATATGGAGGTTTCTTGAGCCGGCGTATAGT TGAGGATGTCAAAAACTACGCCGAACTTCTATTCCAGAGATTCGGAGACCGAGTCAAATTTTGGATCACTTTAAACCAGCCTTACTCTCTCGCAACCAAAGGTTATGGAGACGGATCATATCCACCCGGACGGTGCACTGGCTGTGAATTTGGAGGAAATTCCGGAACCGAACCTTATATAGTTGCACATAACCAACTTCTAGCTCATGCACAAACTGTTGCATTATACCGAAAAAGATACCAG AAATCTCAAGGTGGTAAGATAGGAACAACCTTGATCGGGAGATGGTTCACCCCTTTAAACGAAAACAGCATCCGCGACAAGGCTGCTGCAAAGCGAGCATTTGATTTCTTTGTCGGATG GTTTTTGGATCCATTGGTATACGGAAGATACCCGAAGATAATGCGACAGATGGTTGGACATAGATTGCCAATATTCACACCTCGAGAATCAAAGCTAGTCAAAGGATCACTTGATTTTCTAGGGTTGAACTATTATGTTACACAGTATGCCACCAACGCACCTCCTACCACCCAACCTAGTGTCATCACAGATTCAAGAGTTACTATTGGat TCTATCGCAATGGAGTACCTATTGGTGTTCAG GCGCCTAGCTTCGTCTACTATCCCCCAGGGTTCCGACAGATTctaaattatatcaaaaacaaTTATGGAAATCCACTTACCTATATCACTGAAAACG GAGTTGCTGATCTTGATACCGGAAACCTAACACTGCCAGTTGCACTTGCCGATAATGGACGAATTCAAAATCATTGCAGCCATCTTTCATGTCTCAAATGCGCTATCGA TGATGGATGCAACGTAGCAGGGTATTTTGCATGGTCACTGATGGACAACTACGAGTTCGGAAATGGTTACACTCTCCGGTTTGGTATGAATTGGGTCAATTTCACTAATCCTGCTGATCGAAGAGAAAAAGCTTCTGGCAAATGGTTTTCTAAGTTCATAATCAAACAATAA